One genomic window of Acidobacteriota bacterium includes the following:
- a CDS encoding aminotransferase class V-fold PLP-dependent enzyme produces the protein MAHMDDLARWRDQFPIVSRSVYMISNSLGAMPRDVARSLAEYADAWATRGVRAWEERWWELAGEVGDRVARIIGAPAGSVSMHENVTTASAVALSCLRREGRRRRIVCTEMDFPSMVYLYRAQAALGFELKIVPALDDLSVPGDHIASAIDDRTSVVALSHVLFRSSYIVDPAPVIERAHQVGAVVILDGYQSAGIIPVDVATMGVDFFVGGCLKWLCGGPGNAFLYTAPWIKSERPPGLTGWVAHKRPFDFDIDDGALREDGMGMMNGTPAIPAFYAALPGLDIIQQVGIGRIREASTSMTRRLLELVDEYGFSSVASRDPRRLAGTVAVAVPDAKHVSRALKARDYVVDYRPGVGIRISPHFYNTMDEVDAVMRELARIVRDKDYDAGAPSTSVVT, from the coding sequence ATGGCCCACATGGATGACCTCGCCCGCTGGCGCGACCAGTTTCCGATCGTTTCGCGATCGGTCTACATGATCAGCAACTCGCTCGGCGCGATGCCGCGCGACGTCGCCCGATCCCTTGCCGAGTACGCCGACGCATGGGCCACGCGCGGCGTGCGGGCGTGGGAAGAGCGCTGGTGGGAACTCGCCGGAGAGGTCGGCGACCGCGTCGCGCGCATCATCGGCGCGCCGGCCGGATCGGTCAGCATGCACGAGAACGTCACGACCGCGTCGGCCGTGGCGCTGTCATGCCTGCGCCGTGAGGGTCGCCGTCGCCGGATCGTCTGCACCGAGATGGACTTTCCGTCGATGGTCTATCTCTACCGCGCGCAGGCGGCGCTCGGCTTTGAACTGAAGATCGTGCCGGCGCTCGACGACCTCTCGGTGCCCGGAGATCACATCGCGTCGGCCATCGACGATCGGACCAGCGTGGTCGCCCTCTCCCACGTCCTCTTTCGCAGTTCCTACATCGTCGATCCCGCCCCCGTCATCGAGCGCGCACACCAGGTGGGCGCTGTCGTCATTCTCGACGGCTACCAGTCTGCGGGGATCATCCCGGTCGATGTCGCGACGATGGGCGTGGACTTCTTCGTCGGCGGCTGCCTGAAGTGGCTGTGCGGGGGGCCCGGCAACGCCTTTCTCTACACCGCCCCGTGGATCAAGTCGGAGCGGCCTCCGGGCCTGACCGGATGGGTCGCGCACAAACGCCCGTTCGACTTCGACATCGACGACGGCGCGCTGCGGGAAGACGGGATGGGGATGATGAATGGCACGCCCGCCATCCCGGCGTTCTACGCGGCCCTGCCGGGTCTCGACATCATTCAGCAGGTCGGCATCGGCCGGATTCGCGAGGCGTCGACGTCGATGACGAGGCGGTTGCTCGAATTGGTCGACGAATATGGGTTCTCGTCGGTGGCGTCGCGCGACCCGAGGCGGCTGGCGGGCACGGTCGCGGTCGCCGTGCCTGACGCGAAGCACGTGTCCCGTGCGCTCAAGGCTCGCGATTACGTAGTCGACTATCGGCCCGGCGTCGGCATCCGCATCTCGCCGCATTTTTATAACACGATGGACGAAGTCGACGCAGTGATGCGCGAACTGGCGCGCATCGTGCGCGATAAGGACTACGACGCCGGCGCCCCCTCCACGTCCGTGGTGACGTAA
- a CDS encoding DUF1684 domain-containing protein, translating to MHRYHHGPSTLPRPTVYATLLIAALMAGVATAQAPPADQAYARSIDQWRVAREAALKTDDGWLTLVGLFWLQEGTNCAGADPACRISLAAGSAPARIGDFVYASGTVTFKPAPQVDVRINGKPAGVQVLSAQPGRYDTVSIGTVTMFVITRGQRCGVRVRDTDSQARRDFRRVRWFPIAPSYRVTARFVAHAAPTSIMIVNVLGDVEPWPSPGYAEFTLGGRSYRLHAVLDGPNAQELFFIFRDLTTGKDTYPGGRFLYADLPSNGQMVLDFNKAHSPPCAFTPYATCPLPPKENALAVRIEAGELNPHPSR from the coding sequence ATGCATCGATATCATCACGGCCCATCGACACTTCCCCGCCCGACAGTGTACGCGACCCTGCTGATCGCCGCTCTGATGGCGGGCGTCGCCACCGCGCAGGCGCCGCCGGCTGATCAGGCTTATGCGCGCAGCATCGATCAATGGCGCGTTGCGCGAGAGGCGGCCCTCAAGACCGACGACGGGTGGCTGACGCTTGTCGGGTTGTTCTGGCTGCAGGAGGGCACCAACTGCGCGGGAGCCGACCCGGCGTGCCGAATCTCCCTGGCGGCGGGATCGGCGCCGGCCAGAATCGGGGATTTCGTCTACGCCTCAGGAACGGTCACGTTCAAGCCGGCGCCGCAGGTGGATGTCCGGATCAACGGCAAGCCTGCCGGCGTTCAGGTGCTCAGCGCGCAACCGGGGCGCTACGACACGGTCTCGATCGGCACCGTCACGATGTTCGTGATCACGCGCGGTCAGAGATGCGGCGTGCGTGTCCGGGATACCGACAGCCAGGCCCGCCGCGATTTTCGTCGCGTCCGGTGGTTCCCGATCGCACCGTCTTACCGGGTGACGGCCCGCTTCGTGGCTCATGCGGCGCCGACGTCAATCATGATTGTCAATGTGCTCGGCGACGTCGAACCCTGGCCGAGTCCGGGCTATGCGGAGTTCACGCTGGGCGGCCGCTCGTATCGACTGCACGCCGTGCTCGACGGCCCGAACGCCCAAGAATTGTTCTTCATCTTCCGCGACCTGACGACGGGCAAGGACACCTATCCCGGCGGGCGGTTCCTGTACGCCGATCTGCCATCGAACGGTCAGATGGTGTTGGACTTCAACAAAGCGCACAGCCCGCCCTGCGCCTTCACGCCGTACGCGACGTGCCCGCTTCCGCCCAAGGAGAACGCGCTGGCGGTCCGCATCGAAGCGGGCGAGTTGAATCCTCACCCGTCGCGCTGA
- a CDS encoding O-acetylhomoserine aminocarboxypropyltransferase/cysteine synthase — MSTSPSSFGPATLALHGGQSPDSAVGARVVPIYQTSSYVFESADHAAALFSMQASGHIYTRIGNPTTEVLERRLADLDGGVGALALASGQAAVITVVLALARPGQNIVSSRFLYGGTYNMFHYTLERLGIETRFVDTSDPANVARAIDDHTRLVYTESIGNPTNNVDDLEAIARVAHDAGVPFVVDNTVSPHIFRPIDHGADIVVYSLTKFIGGHGNSIGGAIVDSGRFNWANGRFPEFTEPDPSYHGIVFWELFGTHERAVAPGAAFITKARVQWIRDLGACLSPFNAFLFLQGIETLSYRMAAHCANTRHVAEWLTRHPDVAWVNYPGLAGHPDHARAQRYFPSGAGAIIGVGIRGGFEAAKRFIDNLHLFSHVANIGDAKSLVIHPASTTHQQLSAEERLAVGVPDDFVRLSIGIEDAADLIADLDQAIAAAASGIRAA, encoded by the coding sequence ATGTCGACGTCACCCTCTTCGTTTGGCCCCGCCACACTGGCTCTGCACGGCGGCCAGTCTCCAGACAGCGCAGTCGGCGCCCGCGTCGTTCCGATCTATCAGACCTCGTCGTACGTCTTCGAATCGGCCGACCACGCGGCGGCGCTGTTCTCGATGCAGGCGAGCGGACACATCTACACGCGCATCGGCAACCCGACCACCGAGGTGCTCGAACGCCGGCTGGCGGATCTCGACGGCGGAGTCGGTGCCCTGGCGCTCGCGTCTGGGCAGGCGGCCGTCATCACGGTCGTGCTGGCGCTGGCCCGACCGGGCCAGAACATCGTGTCCTCGCGCTTCCTGTACGGCGGGACGTACAACATGTTCCACTACACGCTCGAACGCCTGGGCATCGAGACGCGCTTTGTCGATACGTCCGACCCGGCCAACGTCGCGCGCGCCATCGATGACCACACGCGGCTGGTCTACACCGAATCAATCGGCAACCCCACAAACAACGTGGACGACCTTGAGGCGATTGCCCGCGTGGCCCACGACGCCGGCGTGCCGTTTGTCGTCGACAACACCGTGTCACCGCACATCTTCAGGCCCATCGACCACGGCGCCGATATCGTCGTGTATTCGCTCACGAAGTTCATCGGGGGACACGGCAACTCCATCGGCGGCGCCATTGTGGATTCCGGCCGCTTCAACTGGGCCAACGGACGCTTCCCCGAATTCACCGAACCGGACCCGTCGTACCACGGGATCGTCTTCTGGGAACTGTTCGGCACCCACGAGCGCGCGGTCGCCCCTGGCGCGGCGTTCATCACGAAGGCGCGCGTGCAGTGGATTCGCGATCTCGGCGCGTGCCTCTCGCCATTCAATGCGTTTCTATTCCTGCAAGGCATCGAGACGCTCTCGTATCGGATGGCGGCGCACTGCGCCAACACGAGGCACGTCGCCGAGTGGCTGACGCGGCACCCGGATGTCGCGTGGGTGAACTACCCCGGTCTGGCCGGCCACCCCGACCACGCGCGCGCACAACGGTACTTCCCGTCGGGAGCTGGCGCGATCATCGGCGTCGGGATTCGCGGCGGATTTGAAGCCGCGAAACGCTTCATCGACAACCTGCACCTGTTCAGCCACGTGGCGAATATCGGCGACGCCAAGAGCCTGGTGATTCACCCGGCGTCAACGACGCACCAGCAGTTGTCGGCGGAGGAGCGCCTGGCCGTCGGAGTGCCGGATGATTTCGTCCGCCTGTCGATCGGCATCGAGGACGCCGCCGACCTGATCGCGGATCTGGACCAGGCCATTGCCGCGGCGGCGTCCGGGATAAGGGCTGCGTGA
- a CDS encoding class I SAM-dependent methyltransferase, whose translation MTFTGRLLPLLSRLNFRRVEECATVIEWLDARPGERILDIGCGDGSYDWRIAKSGATVVGVDAHAARMATARRCYSGDRTEFVLLDAEAIDYPESSFDKAVSLCVMEHLGCDERVMRNVSRSLKPGGRFVFSADSLSNREITAAERERHRKRYAVSTFYTIDNVREKLTRTGFEIETARYILSSPVELRLVRLSWKLDDLSGAIRILRPAGYMALGGLWALASLLQGHRRGAGDGGLTLLVRARRLAH comes from the coding sequence ATGACGTTCACCGGTCGTCTGCTCCCGCTGCTCAGCCGGCTGAATTTCCGGCGCGTCGAGGAGTGCGCCACCGTGATCGAGTGGCTGGACGCCAGGCCAGGGGAGCGGATTCTCGACATCGGGTGCGGAGACGGCTCCTATGACTGGCGAATCGCCAAGTCGGGGGCGACGGTCGTCGGAGTTGACGCCCACGCGGCGAGGATGGCGACCGCCCGGCGCTGCTACTCTGGTGACCGGACGGAATTTGTTCTTCTGGATGCCGAGGCGATCGACTATCCCGAATCCTCGTTTGACAAGGCTGTCAGCCTCTGCGTGATGGAACACCTGGGCTGCGACGAGCGCGTGATGAGGAATGTCTCGCGGTCGCTCAAGCCTGGGGGCCGTTTCGTGTTCTCGGCGGACAGTTTGTCGAATCGGGAGATTACTGCGGCGGAACGGGAGCGGCACCGGAAGCGCTATGCCGTCAGCACGTTCTATACGATCGACAACGTTCGAGAGAAGCTGACGCGGACAGGATTCGAGATCGAAACAGCTCGGTACATCCTGTCGTCTCCCGTTGAACTCCGACTGGTCCGCCTCTCGTGGAAGCTCGACGATCTCAGCGGCGCGATCCGCATCCTGCGACCGGCGGGGTACATGGCCCTCGGAGGGCTGTGGGCATTGGCGTCGCTGTTGCAAGGCCACCGGCGCGGCGCGGGCGATGGAGGATTGACCCTGCTCGTCCGCGCCAGACGACTCGCGCATTGA
- a CDS encoding aminotransferase class III-fold pyridoxal phosphate-dependent enzyme, with translation MRRRYHYPMPAITFDLPAFTRDQAVAASERLYGIPAAAEHLPSERDQNFLLTARDGQRFVLKVSNATEDSRTLDLQNQALGHVAQHAPDLTLPRICPSLAGRLIETLTDDRGRPHQVRLLTWVAGTMLANVAPHLPDLLCSLGRYLGQLDAALESFDHPAADRDLKWDPRGASWIGDHIDQIVDPARRELVRRVTAWADNEIARLAASLRVGVIYNDANDHNVLVAGAAPYDCRVVSVVDFGDMLRTWTANEVAVACAYALLDKPDPLKTCASIVAGYHVARRLTEPEIDAIFPLICSRLAVSVVNSAIQQRAKPGNQYLVISERPAWDALARLATVNPSLARATLRAACGLEPCPTASRVVSWLRDSASAVRPVLDPDPRTATTVRFDLGVASAEAGAPTLWADVDAFSRELFGRMARSGSPIGIGRYDEVRAIYSDDMFSTPGNDGPEWRTVHLGADLFVRAGARVLAPLDGHVTSVADNAGKGDYGPTVILEHRAGAGGDAFYTLYGHLARESVRSLREGQAVARGTQIATIGTSSENGGWSPHLHFQIIMDLLGCHGDFPGVARPSERQVWLSLSPDPYLILQIPGGVTAVPRPSGAGLLAARREHVGPSLSVSYRRPLTIVRGWMQHLYDAGGQAYLDAVNNVPHVGHCHPHVVEAGQRQMAVLNTNTRYLHDALTQYADRLSAMLPDPLRVCFFVNSGSEANELALRLARAVTGSRETVVVDAAYHGNTTSLVEISPYKFDGPGGSGAAPHIHKVPTPDVYRGLYRGPASHAGALYASHVGDAVDTIVKRGGRPGAFIAESILSCAGQIVLPPGYLAEAYRHVRNEGGVCIADEVQVGFGRVGTHVWAFETQGVVPDIVTLGKPIGNGHPLGAVITTREIARAFANGMEYFNTFGGNPVSCAIGMAVIDVIEREHLQSQALQVGTHLLSRLKDLMSRHRAIGDVRGLGLFVGVELVLNRETLSPAGALAGIVANRMRDRGVLVSTDGPLHNVLKIKPPLVFTIHDADVLVVTLDHVLEETARNEPAK, from the coding sequence ATGCGAAGACGATATCATTACCCGATGCCTGCCATCACGTTTGATCTCCCCGCATTTACACGCGACCAGGCCGTCGCCGCCTCCGAGCGGCTGTACGGAATCCCGGCCGCCGCCGAGCATCTTCCCAGCGAGCGCGACCAGAACTTCCTGCTGACGGCCAGGGACGGCCAGCGCTTCGTGCTCAAGGTCTCGAATGCCACGGAGGATTCCCGGACGCTGGACCTCCAGAACCAGGCGCTGGGCCATGTGGCGCAACATGCGCCCGACTTGACGCTGCCTCGCATTTGTCCCTCCCTGGCCGGGCGCCTGATCGAGACGCTCACCGACGATCGCGGAAGACCACACCAGGTCCGGTTGCTGACCTGGGTGGCCGGCACGATGCTTGCTAACGTCGCGCCGCATCTGCCGGATCTGCTGTGCAGCCTGGGCCGCTATCTGGGCCAGTTGGACGCGGCGCTGGAGTCGTTCGACCACCCGGCCGCGGATCGCGATCTCAAGTGGGATCCGCGGGGGGCGTCCTGGATCGGCGATCACATCGATCAGATCGTTGACCCCGCGCGACGCGAACTGGTGAGGCGAGTCACTGCGTGGGCCGACAACGAGATCGCGAGGCTGGCGGCGTCGCTTCGCGTGGGCGTGATCTACAACGACGCAAACGACCACAACGTGCTGGTGGCTGGCGCGGCTCCGTACGACTGCCGCGTGGTGTCGGTCGTCGATTTCGGCGACATGCTGCGCACGTGGACGGCGAATGAAGTGGCCGTCGCCTGCGCGTATGCCCTGCTCGACAAGCCGGATCCGCTCAAGACGTGCGCGTCGATTGTCGCCGGTTACCATGTCGCCAGGCGTTTGACAGAACCGGAGATCGACGCCATCTTCCCCTTGATCTGCAGCCGGCTCGCCGTGAGCGTCGTCAACTCGGCCATCCAGCAGCGCGCGAAACCCGGCAACCAGTACCTCGTCATCAGCGAGCGACCGGCGTGGGACGCGCTGGCGCGCCTGGCCACGGTCAACCCCTCTCTGGCACGCGCCACACTTCGGGCTGCGTGCGGACTTGAACCCTGCCCGACCGCGTCACGCGTGGTGTCGTGGCTGCGAGATTCCGCCTCGGCGGTTCGTCCGGTACTCGATCCGGATCCCCGGACCGCCACAACGGTGCGGTTCGATCTCGGCGTGGCCAGTGCGGAGGCCGGCGCGCCGACACTGTGGGCGGACGTCGATGCCTTCTCGCGGGAGTTGTTCGGCCGGATGGCCCGGTCCGGGTCCCCGATCGGGATTGGGCGATACGACGAAGTGCGCGCGATCTACTCGGACGACATGTTCAGCACGCCCGGCAACGACGGACCGGAGTGGCGCACGGTGCATCTCGGCGCCGACCTGTTCGTTCGGGCTGGCGCACGCGTCCTGGCCCCGCTCGATGGCCACGTCACGAGTGTGGCCGACAATGCCGGCAAGGGCGACTATGGGCCGACGGTGATCCTGGAACATCGCGCGGGAGCGGGTGGTGACGCCTTCTACACCTTGTATGGCCATCTGGCGCGCGAGTCGGTCAGATCGCTTCGTGAGGGCCAGGCGGTAGCGCGCGGCACGCAGATCGCGACCATTGGGACCTCGTCTGAGAACGGCGGGTGGTCGCCGCACCTGCACTTCCAGATCATCATGGACCTGCTGGGCTGCCACGGCGACTTCCCGGGAGTGGCACGGCCGTCCGAGCGACAGGTGTGGCTGAGCCTCAGTCCCGATCCCTACCTGATTCTGCAGATCCCCGGTGGCGTCACCGCCGTCCCGCGTCCGTCAGGCGCGGGCCTCCTCGCGGCGCGCCGCGAGCACGTCGGGCCGTCATTGAGCGTCTCTTACCGCCGGCCGCTCACCATCGTCCGGGGGTGGATGCAGCACCTGTACGACGCGGGTGGCCAGGCCTACCTGGACGCCGTCAACAATGTGCCGCATGTCGGCCATTGCCATCCGCATGTCGTCGAGGCCGGCCAGCGCCAGATGGCCGTGTTGAACACCAACACCCGGTACCTGCATGACGCCTTGACGCAGTACGCCGATCGGCTGTCGGCGATGCTGCCCGACCCGCTGCGCGTGTGCTTCTTCGTCAACTCCGGAAGCGAGGCCAACGAACTGGCGCTGCGGCTCGCCCGGGCGGTTACGGGCTCGCGCGAGACCGTGGTTGTCGATGCTGCATACCACGGCAACACGACGAGCCTGGTCGAGATCAGTCCCTACAAGTTCGACGGACCAGGGGGCAGCGGCGCCGCCCCGCACATCCACAAAGTGCCGACGCCGGATGTCTACCGGGGGCTGTACCGCGGTCCGGCGAGTCACGCCGGGGCATTGTACGCCTCGCACGTCGGCGACGCCGTCGACACGATCGTGAAACGGGGCGGTCGGCCTGGCGCCTTCATCGCCGAGTCGATCCTCAGTTGCGCCGGCCAGATCGTGCTGCCACCGGGATACCTCGCGGAGGCGTACCGCCACGTGCGCAACGAGGGCGGCGTGTGCATTGCTGACGAGGTCCAGGTCGGATTCGGACGAGTCGGCACCCATGTCTGGGCGTTCGAAACGCAGGGCGTCGTCCCCGACATCGTCACGCTAGGAAAACCCATCGGAAACGGGCATCCCCTTGGCGCCGTGATCACGACTCGCGAGATCGCCCGGGCATTCGCCAACGGCATGGAGTACTTCAACACGTTTGGCGGCAACCCGGTGTCCTGCGCGATTGGCATGGCCGTCATCGATGTCATCGAGCGCGAACACCTGCAGTCGCAGGCGCTGCAAGTCGGGACGCATCTGCTGTCTCGCCTGAAAGACCTCATGTCACGGCATCGAGCGATCGGCGATGTGCGCGGGCTTGGCCTCTTTGTCGGCGTCGAACTCGTACTCAACCGCGAGACGCTGTCTCCAGCGGGCGCCCTGGCCGGGATCGTCGCCAACCGGATGCGCGATCGAGGGGTCCTGGTCAGTACCGACGGCCCATTGCACAACGTTCTGAAGATCAAACCTCCGCTCGTGTTCACGATTCACGACGCCGACGTCCTGGTGGTGACGCTGGACCACGTCCTCGAAGAGACGGCGCGCAACGAGCCCGCAAAGTGA
- a CDS encoding FtsQ-type POTRA domain-containing protein has translation MIRRFGVMALGIGLGLMPPAASRALAQTSDIVSEIRIHGNYRTPDADVLALADVKVGGTIDSTGIEAIAERLRKSGRFESVEVRKRLRSLTATDQVSLIIVVEEYPSTDKGGGVPGPLRRIGDSVMLMPALDWADGYGLTYGGRISFVQVLGKQGRVTVPLTWGGTRQAAVELDTTVDGGPFKRLRAGGSLVSRNNPGFDVRDFRKSVWADVVTPAWKAVSLGLHGAWSDVTFGEERDRLATYGAGVIVDTRDNPAFPRNAIYASAWWNRLSPRAGAAVYRYRLEARGYLGLIGSTVLSVRAVSDTADRVLPDYEKALLGGIETLRGFRAGSFVGDNLSVASAELRIPLHSPMSVGQSGLTVFADAGAVYDHGVRLSDARRRYGVGVGWFVRAPLVQFGIDVAHGSGGGTRAHVTAGLRF, from the coding sequence GTGATCCGGCGGTTCGGGGTGATGGCGCTTGGAATCGGCCTCGGGCTCATGCCCCCGGCCGCGTCGCGCGCATTGGCCCAGACGTCCGACATCGTGTCCGAGATTCGCATCCACGGAAACTACCGGACGCCGGACGCTGATGTGCTCGCACTGGCCGACGTCAAGGTCGGAGGGACCATTGATTCGACTGGCATCGAGGCGATCGCCGAACGCTTACGGAAATCCGGCCGGTTCGAGTCGGTTGAAGTTCGCAAGCGGCTGCGGTCGCTCACGGCCACCGATCAGGTGTCGCTCATCATCGTCGTCGAGGAGTATCCGTCGACGGACAAGGGCGGAGGCGTTCCCGGTCCACTCCGGCGGATTGGTGACAGCGTGATGCTGATGCCGGCGCTCGACTGGGCGGACGGCTACGGCCTGACGTACGGAGGCCGGATCAGTTTCGTGCAGGTGCTGGGCAAGCAGGGGCGGGTCACCGTGCCGCTCACCTGGGGCGGAACGCGCCAGGCGGCCGTCGAGCTGGATACGACGGTGGATGGCGGGCCGTTCAAGCGGCTCCGCGCTGGTGGGTCGCTGGTAAGCAGGAACAATCCCGGATTCGACGTTCGCGACTTCAGGAAGAGCGTATGGGCCGACGTGGTGACTCCGGCGTGGAAGGCGGTGAGCCTCGGGCTGCATGGCGCGTGGTCGGATGTGACATTCGGAGAAGAACGCGATCGGCTTGCGACGTACGGCGCGGGCGTGATTGTTGACACGCGCGACAACCCGGCGTTTCCGCGCAATGCCATCTACGCCAGCGCCTGGTGGAACCGTCTGAGCCCAAGGGCGGGCGCCGCGGTATATCGCTACCGCCTCGAGGCCCGCGGGTACCTCGGGTTGATCGGGTCGACGGTCCTCTCGGTACGGGCCGTGTCGGATACGGCAGATCGCGTTCTCCCGGACTACGAGAAGGCGTTGCTGGGCGGAATCGAGACGCTCCGAGGGTTCCGGGCGGGGTCGTTTGTCGGCGACAATCTGTCCGTCGCATCCGCGGAATTGCGAATCCCGCTTCACTCCCCGATGAGCGTCGGGCAAAGCGGATTGACCGTGTTTGCCGACGCCGGCGCGGTGTACGACCACGGGGTCCGGCTGTCCGACGCCAGGCGGCGCTACGGCGTGGGCGTCGGCTGGTTCGTTCGCGCGCCGCTCGTGCAGTTCGGCATCGACGTGGCGCACGGGTCCGGCGGCGGCACGCGCGCACACGTCACGGCCGGCCTGCGCTTCTGA